In Pochonia chlamydosporia 170 chromosome 3, whole genome shotgun sequence, the following are encoded in one genomic region:
- a CDS encoding centromere protein Cenp-O (similar to Metarhizium robertsii ARSEF 23 XP_007819997.1) translates to MEDEQAATEASQLDKEIASLRKQSTSLRKVLQIQCSTILSSASTSRLIRSSSSPAVGRRARTSDTPSTKLNSRSTQQQAYMQQCIYRISAPVTSFKVRDPDPNAVDNGHVLGLRFEIMSRGQFLRPYYVMLNPYPSSKHLRVHRHTVPPAVPLAGLAARHLPQPSRTTASDSSTEQDLDRFVRTLRREIVRYHNRLGVSADLRRRLGLHERSQQATSPDALVEASIADIEAKQINLAWANDRTGRLIMDDDGNVVKFVVFGRDGRDWEASSAVFEKNDSIEEVARKLEERLEESISEE, encoded by the exons ATGGAGGACGAGCAAGCTGCAACCGAGGCATCTCAACTAGACAAGGAGATTGCCTCACTAAGAAAACAAT CCACATCGCTACGCAAAGTCCTCCAGATCCAATGCTCAACCATTCtctcatcagcatcaacctcacGTCTCATCCgttcctcttcatcaccagccgTAGGCCGCCGCGCCCGCACATCAGACACCCCAtccaccaagctcaacagcCGCTCAACCCAGCAACAAGCATACATGCAACAATGCATCTACCGAATCTCCGCACCAGTAACCTCCTTCAAGGTTCGCGACCCGGACCCCAACGCCGTAGATAACGGCCACGTTTTGGGTCTCCGGTTCGAAATCATGTCGCGCGGCCAGTTCCTCCGCCCCTACTATGTCATGCTGAACCCGTATCCCAGCTCAAAACACCTCCGCGTCCACAGACACACTGTTCCTCCCGCGGTGCCCCTGGCCGGCCTCGCAGCAAGGCACTTGCCGCAACCGTCGCGAACTACCGCCAGCGACAGTTCCACGGAACAGGATCTGGATCGGTTTGTGAGGACGCTCCGGCGGGAGATTGTGCGCTACCACAACCGCCTGGGCGTTTCTGCAGACCTCAGACGAAGACTGGGCTTACACGAGAGGAGTCAACAGGCCACATCGCCGGATGCGCTTGTAGAAGCTAGCATTGCggacattgaagccaagcaaATCAATCTTGCGTGGGCGAATGACAGGACCGGCCGACTTATcatggatgatgacggcaacgttgtcaagtttgtggTATTTGGGAGGGACGGGCGCGACTGGGAAGCCTCGAGCGCCGTGTTTGAGAAGAACGATAGTATTGAGGAGGTCGCGAGGAAATTGGAGGAGCGTTTGGAGGAGAGTATATCGGAAGAGTAG
- a CDS encoding adhesin protein Mad2 (similar to Metarhizium acridum CQMa 102 XP_007807293.1), with the protein MKSAVIAAAAVAAVASAHEARSPLQLGLDVGGLVSVDICLGLNIKLPAKISIESDDCPKSLPPPGCTDVWHPPHHVPMDGCDDNGNHEWHYVHPCDCKPEAPHTWGTSTVTQTQIQTIISCAPTVTNCPGRGQVTTVIIPATTTICPVPVTTSTLATVPATWTKPATVPGTVPATTQAPPTYTKPGTQAPPPPATTPCTTTPVVVAPPPPATTPCTTTPVVVVPPPMGTGTQVQPPSGNWTQPPVIAGAAQNSQKVGAVVAMGLVAALLI; encoded by the coding sequence ATGAAGTCTGCTGTCAtcgctgccgccgccgttgccgctgTTGCTTCGGCCCACGAGGCTCGCTCACCTCTCCAGCTCGGCCTCGACGTTGGTGGCCTCGTCAGCGTCGACATCTGCCTGGGCCTCAACATCAAGCTTCCTGCTAAAATCTCCATCGAGTCTGATGACTGCCCCAAGTcccttcctcctcctggCTGCACCGACGTCTGgcaccctcctcaccacgTCCCCATGGACGGCTGTGACGACAACGGCAACCACGAGTGGCACTATGTTCACCCTTGCGACTGCAAGCCCGAGGCTCCTCACACTTGGGGCACCAGCACCGTCACCCAGACTCAGATCCAGACCATCATCAGCTGTGCTCCCACCGTCACCAACTGCCCTGGCCGTGGCCAGGTCACCACCGTGATCATCCCAGCTACCACGACCATCTGCCCCGTGCccgtcaccaccagcacTCTGGCCACTGTCCCTGCTACCTGGACTAAGCCTGCTACCGTCCCTGGTACCGTCCCTGCTACTACTCAGGCTCCTCCCACTTACACCAAGCCCGGTACtcaggctcctcctcctcccgctACTACTCCTTGCACCACTACTCCCGTCGTGGTtgctcctccccctcctgCCACCACTCcttgcaccaccacccccgTTGTGGTTGTTCCCCCTCCTATGGGCACTGGCACTCAGGTCCAGCCTCCTTCTGGCAACTGGACTCAGCCTCCCGTCATTGCTGGGGCTGCCCAGAACAGCCAGAAGGTTGGCGCCGTCGTCGCCATGGGTCTCGTTGCTGCCCTGCTCATCTAA
- a CDS encoding 3-isopropylmalate dehydrogenase (similar to Verticillium alfalfae VaMs.102 XP_002999731.1) translates to MSTTIFKLLVLPGDHVGPEVMKETLKVLNVIEELRPNLKFERTFDLVGGSSIDKHGVPVTDEVLEKAAQSDAVLFGSVGGPEWADASPNPESGILQLRHKLDAFANLRPCELIVPSLLDASPLKPDIIRGTKFIVVRENCGGAYFGDKVEKPDVASDLWVYKPHEVERCARVSAAVARLLGKSGDGKGGGGPAVVWSADKANVLASGRLWRRVTEETFKKEFPDIELRHQLADSMAMLMVKNPRGFNGVIHTDNTFGDILSDISGGLVGSLGTLPSASISGIPGEGKCNGIYEPVHGSAPDIAGKGIVNPVAQILSLAMLLRYSCLLTDEAACIESAVERVFESKEAGGFGIRTKDMGGNAGTREVGDAVCSVLRELLGGK, encoded by the coding sequence ATGAGTACAACAATATTcaagctcctcgtcttgCCTGGCGACCATGTAGGTCCAGAGGTCATGAAGGAGACCCTGAAGGTCCTGAATGTCATCGAAGAACTCCGACCCAACTTGAAGTTCGAACGCACCTTCGACCTCGTCGGTGGCAGTAGCATCGACAAGCATGGAGTTCCTGTTACGGATGAAGTATTGGAGAAGGCCGCTCAAAGCGACGCTGTACTTTTCGGCAGTGTTGGCGGCCCAGAATGGGCCGATGCCTCACCAAATCCCGAATCGGGCATTCTTCAACTTCGCCATAAACTCGATGCTTTTGCAAATCTTCGCCCTTGCGAACTGATCGTCCCGTCGTTACTTGACGCGTCGCCGCTGAAACCGGACATCATTCGCGGCACCAAATTTATCGTTGTACGGGAAAATTGCGGTGGAGCTTATTTTGgtgacaaggttgagaaACCAGACGTCGCTTCAGATCTTTGGGTATACAAGCCACACGAAGTGGAGAGGTGTGCTCGGGTATCAGCAGCCGTTGCGCGACTCCTGGGCAAGTCTGGTGACGGCAAGGGAGGCGGTGGTCCTGCTGTCGTTTGGAGCGCTGATAAAGCCAATGTGTTGGCGAGTGGCAGGCTTTGGCGAAGAGTCACAGAAGAGACTTTCAAGAAGGAGTTCCCAGATATTGAGCTGCGTCACCAACTTGCGGACAGtatggccatgttgatggtgaagaatCCCCGTGGATTCAATGGCGTTATCCATACAGACAATACTTTTGGTGATATCCTGTCCGACATCTCGGGTGGTCTAGTCGGCAGTCTTGGCACATTACCCAGCGCCAGCATTTCCGGAATTCCTGGAGAGGGCAAGTGCAATGGCATCTACGAGCCTGTCCATGGAAGCGCACCAGACATTGCAGGAAAGGGTATCGTTAACCCTGTTGCGCAAATTCTTAGTCttgccatgttgttgaggtaTTCATGCCTTCTGACCGACGAGGCTGCCTGTATCGAATCGGCAGTTGAACGAGTGTTCGAGTCCAAGGAAGCTGGTGGTTTCGGCATAAGAACGAAGGACATGGGTGGAAATGCAGGCACGCGTGAAGTAGGAGACGCGGTTTGCAGTGTTCTTCGCGAGCTGTTGGGAGGAAAGTAG
- a CDS encoding C2H2 type zinc finger domain-containing protein (similar to Metarhizium acridum CQMa 102 XP_007807297.1) gives MDGSQTRDTDQTGVVQDENQEAGCNGVDFEQYEENIPKDYRNYAIQASPSAGFAGFDQGFGPMVLEDGCSPAFDNGNTPSDGNGTVYSQSLDATLPFDFRGTGFDWLDFDISNLQLPIDTQPAMEEHPPPAPTVYSVLPSTNMMPPLPALPPRPKVLPWPFEQGKESRPSRFPLPRLHDVLEQSAQLSPGGQQTPVDCLVQLLSQQQLPSPKQISSRNLNSGVDLLNELIDSYFTGFQIIQPIVHAPTWAISECPTVLLAAMVCVGSVVSTDLKSSEVSDAIGEFCASMITWLGISDSANYSNISYLAALCLHQIYSLGSGNRQLYQNADRTRGVLIGSLRGLGLLNARLNIQEETVESHGPVIDQTNTYAEWRAWATRERDNRIAWASFEYDCSLCTLTNRRGAVDLSELPARLPCAESLWEAPSANAWAALKFRSPSKAQGAKLSSVLKATMAGQPLGEHVSMWGRRLCGQVIGRLLWDLKQLEALSTTDYFDLPSLFKAHQHSKTSLLRGLDCLLESMEQPCSTSDLVSYNISSLLCHYSHMYAADDIMDIILYMVRKIVSLGPEKDKSVAIARRRLSAAMKTDKKRTRRLLWHAGQIVAVANEFLVSAPCEIMRLFMAYIFIVAYVKYSPSSLRSADGVGVRLDINCRNMEQKKAIMHWIQTGGPAQIGSAADIFADGSAALITRDAQNIFQRLGSWGLAEKFAKILQSFENHSGL, from the exons ATGGACGGGTCTCAGACACGGGATACGGACCAGACTGGTGTGGTGCAAGATGAAAATCAAGAAGCGGGCTGTAACGgtgttgactttgagcaaTATGAAGAGAATATTCCGAAGGACTACAGAAACTATGCTATACAAGCTTCACCCAGCGCCGGATTCGCAGGTTTCGACCAAGGCTTCGGTCCCATGGTGCTGGAGGACGGCTGCAGTCCGGCCTTTGACAATGGGAACACGCCGAGTGATGGGAATGGAACGGTTTACTCTCAGTCTCTAGATGCTACGCTGCCTTTTGATTTCAGGGGAACTGGGTTTGACTGGCTGGATTTTGACATCTCGAATCTTCAGCTGCCTATCGACACCCAGCCGGCCATGGAAGAACATCCACCTCCTGCTCCAACAGTGTACAGCGTTCTACCGTCAACCAATATGATGCCCCCTCTCCCAGCTCTACCCCCAAGGCCGAAAGTGTTACCCTGGCCATTTGAACAGGGCAAAGAATCGAGACCGTCACGATTTCCCCTGCCCAGATTACACGATGTGCTGGAGCAGTCAGCGCAGCTTAGTCCAGGAGGTCAGCAGACTCCCGTCGACTGTCTAGTCCAACTGCTCTctcagcagcagctgccGAGTCCGAAGCAGATATCCTCACGCAACCTGAATTCAGGGGTCGATCTGCTGAATGAGCTCATCGATTCCTACTTCACCGGCTTCCAAATTATCCAACCGATTGTTCATGCACCAACCTGGGCAATCAGTGAATGTCCTACTGTGCTTTTGGCGGCTATGGTGTGTGTCGGATCGGTGGTATCCACTGATCTCAAATCTAGCGAGGTATCGGATGCTATTGGCGAATTCTGTGCCTCTATGATTACTTGGCTG GGAATATCTGACAGCGCCAACTACTCGAACATTTCATATTTGGCAGCTTTGTGTCTACATCAAATATATTCGTTGGGATCCGGAAACCGCCAATTGTATCAAAATGCAGATCGAACTCGTGGAGTACTCATCGGGAGCCTACGTGGTCTGGGATTACTGAATGCACGACTCAATATTCAAGAGGAAACAGTTGAAAGCCATGGACCTGTCATAGACCAGACGAATACGTACGCGGAGTGGAGGGCGTGGGCTACTCGAGAACGAGACAACCGTATCGCCTGGGCATCTTTCGAATATGACTGCAGTCTGTGTACCTTGACGAACCGTCGCGGAGCTGTCGACTTGAGCGAACTTCCGGCAAGACTGCCATGTGCTGAATCTCTGTGGGAAGCCCCGTCGGCGAATGCTTGGGCTGCGTTGAAGTTTCGCTCCCCATCCAAAGCGCAAGGGGCTAAGTTGTCCAGTGTTTTGAAAGCAACAATGGCAGGACAGCCTCTGGGTGAACATGTTTCCATGTGGGGGAGAAGATTGTGTGGCCAAGTCATTGGGCGCCTACTTTGGGATTTGAAGCAGCTGGAGGCATTGTCAACGACGGACTACTTTGACCTTCCTTCGCTATTCAAGGCTCACCAGCACTCGAAGACGTCGCTTCTTCGTGGGCTGGACTGTCTTTTGGAATCTATGGAGCAGCCGTGCTCTACCTCTGATCTAGTCAGCTACAA CATCTCGTCTCTCTTATGTCACTATTCCCACATGTACGCCGCAGACGACATCATGGACATCATCCTCTACATGGTGCGGAAAATTGTGTCCCTTGGCCCAGAAAAGGATAAAAGTGTTGCGATAGCACGACGCCGCCTTTCCGCCGCCATGAAGACAGACAAGAAGCGCACACGACGTCTTTTATGGCATGCAGGTCAGATTGTAGCCGTCGCCAACGAGTTTTTGGTCTCTGCCCCCTGCGAAATCATGCGTTTGTTCATGGCATACATCTTTATTGTGGCATATGTCAAGTACAGCCCTTCGTCATTGCGGTCAGCTGACGGCGTTGGAGTCAGATTGGACATCAATTGCCGTAACatggagcagaagaaggcaataATGCATTGGATTCAGACAGGAGGACCTGCCCAAATTGGCTCCGCAGCGGACATCTTTGCGGATGGGTCAGCGGCACTCATCACGAGAGATGCGCAGAACATCTTTCAGCGACTAGGATCTTGGGGTCTCGCCGAGAAGTTTGCCAAGATCTTGCAAAGTTTTGAGAATCACAGCGGATTAtga
- a CDS encoding cornichon (similar to Metarhizium robertsii ARSEF 23 XP_007819991.1) — translation MTKSILPAITPYDSLPDKKRVWPSSPNSREEGLGRLSLLTPEVVASAAQCIKTGIRVSLNWDLTKLDIANFNRAPTQHHIVSLLGGAAFDDVYIFNPQQSSQWDGLRHFSAPFPTPEDPSRRLFYGGVTAAEITDRSNHRIGMQHWAREGICGRGVLLDYVAWAERNGVEYSTFSNHAVPLRVLKQIAEEQGVVFKRGDVLFVRIGVTREWDTRMRPADKLAYAGDSNPQHAGVEGTEEMLRWIWDEGFAAVAGDAISFEVYPKQESYKTEDGGEVPGLLMHEYLIAGWGLAVGELFDLEELSRTCQRLGRWEFFVSSAPLNMPGGVSSPPNCLAIF, via the coding sequence ATGACAAAATCCATCCTCCCAGCCATAACGCCCTACGACTCGCTCCCCGACAAAAAGCGCGTATGGCCAAGTTCACCAAACTCCCGTGAAGAAGGGCTAGGCCGCCTATCCCTCCTCACGCCCGAGGTAGTCGCCTCAGCAGCCCAGTGCATCAAAACCGGCATCAGGGTCTCTCTGAACTGGGACCTTACAAAGCTGGACATCGCGAACTTCAACCGCGCGCCTACACAGCACCATATCGTGTCGTTGCTGGGCGGCGCTGCCTTCGACGACGTCTACATTTTCAATCCGCAGCAGTCGTCGCAGTGGGATGGGCTGAGACACTTCTCCGCGCCGTTTCCCACGCCTGAAGACCCCTCGCGGAGGTTATTCTACGGGGGGGTCACTGCCGCGGAGATTACGGACCGGTCAAATCACAGGATTGGCATGCAGCATTGGGCGAGGGAGGGGATTTGCGGGCGTGGTGTGCTGTTGGATTATGTGGCGTGGGCGGAGAGGAACGGCGTTGAGTATAGTACGTTTTCGAATCATGCTGTTCCGCTGAGGGTGCTGAAGCAGATTGCGGAGGAGCAGGGCGTGGTGTTCAAGAGGGGGGATGTTTTGTTCGTGAGGATAGGCGTGACGAGGGAGTGGGATACGAGGATGAGGCCGGCGGATAAGTTGGCGTATGCGGGGGATTCTAATCCGCAGCATGCTGGGGTGGAGGGCACGGAGGAGATGCTGAGATGGATATGGGATGAAGGCTTTGCGGCTGTGGCTGGGGATGCTATTTCCTTTGAGGTGTATCCCAAGCAGGAGAGTTACAAGACGGAGGACGGGGGTGAGGTGCCGGGGCTGTTGATGCATGAGTATCTGATTGCGGGTTGGGGATTGGCAGTAGGTGAGTTATTTGATTTGGAAGAGTTGAGTAGGACGTGTCAGAGGTTGGGGAGATGGGAGTTCTTCGTGTCGAGTGCGCCGTTGAATATGCCGGGAGGTGTGAGTAGTCCGCCTAATTGTCTGGCGATATTTTAA
- a CDS encoding sugar porter (SP) family MFS transporter (similar to Coccidioides immitis RS XP_001240958.1) produces the protein MTVDTRVKTRRSRTSPYNRLVTIAVAFGSFTYGYCSAIIGSTIGQPGWYQFFGLPMQGEPGYGTTTTQAIATANGLYSAGGAVGSLFIMWGATALGRKLCIQIGAACAVVGGAFQGGAAALAMFHVGRVISGLGIGILVTACPMYLSELAPPDKRGWLVGHHAIFLVFGYMLSGWLGFACYFATENNPSFAWRFPLCVQCLSPLVLLVTSVWIPRSPRWLLQTGRVEEAWKVLRELRKSPEDPDDLTAKEELYQVKMQIALDAQKLKAIGCTPWTAVIKKKSYRKRMIIGFLTQWGAEFAGPLVINNYSVILYTNLGQTNYMPLLLSALWLTTAGLIYNPLGAWLHDKVNSRRWMFMVGLFGCLFTTSGLVGCIAQYGGTTNQAGNAAGVFFVFLYLTFQGTLCDTTMYLYVSEIFPTEIRPIGMGFSLFGQFASTIILLQTAPIGIDQVGWKYYLVIIAWCIVFIPIVYFFFPETARLSLEEISARFGDDVAVHVNDVSEAQRKELDEFLKEHDVTALAEENGYVGEKVEVEQGSKA, from the exons ATGACCGTAGACACTCGGGTCAAGACTCGGCGGTCTAGGACCAGTCCATATAATCGACTGGTAACCATTGCAGTTGCATTTGGTTCTTTT ACTTACGGATATTGCTCTGCCATTATCGGCAGTACCATCGGTCAACCAGGATGGTATCAGTTCTTTGGTTTGCCCATGCAGGGCGAGCCAGGCTATGGCACCACAACAACACAGGCGATTGCCACTGCAAATGGATTGTATAGTGCTGGAGGAGCAGTTGGCAGCCTGTTCATCATGTGGGGAGCGACAGCTCTGGGCAGAAAGCTCTGCATTCAGATAGGCGCAGCttgtgctgttgttggtggtgctttccaaggaggagctgcagcTTTGGC AATGTTTCACGTCGGCCGAGTCATTTCAGGTCTCGGTATCGGTATCCTCGTTACCGCTTGCCCAATGTATCTCTCTGAACTAGCACCTCCCGACAAGAGAGGCTGGCTAGTCGGTCACCACGCAATCTTTCTCGTATTTGGCTACATGCTCTCTGGCTGGTTAGGATTCGCATGCTACTTTGCAACGGAGAATAACCCGTCGTTTGCGTGGCGATTCCCTCTCTGCGTTCAGTGCTTGTCGCCGCTTGTGCTGCTCGTCACGTCGGTTTGGATCCCCCGCTCACCgcgatggcttcttcagACGGGCCGGGTCGAGGAAGCGTGGAAAGTTCTTCGAGAACTGCGTAAATCCCCCGAAGATCCTGACGATCTGACGGCCAAAGAGGAGTTGTACCAGGTCAAGATGCAGATTGCGCTGGATGCGCAGAAGCTAAAGGCCATTGGGTGTACGCCGTGGACCGCTGtgatcaagaagaagagttacaggaagaggatgattATTGGTTTTTTAACGCAGTGGGGTGCAGAATTCGCTGGTCCTCTTGTTATT AACAACTATTCCGTCATCTTATACACCAATCTCGGACAAACCAACTACATGCCTCTGCTACTATCGGCCCTGTGGCTCACCACCGCCGGTCTGATATACAACCCACTCGGCGCATGGCTACACGACAAAGTCAACTCCAGACGATGGATGTTCATGGTTGGTCTTTTCGGCTGTCTCTTTACGACCTCGGGCCTCGTTGGCTGCATTGCGCAGTACGGCGGCACGACCAACCAAGCAGGCAACGCAGCAGGCGTGTTCTTCGTCTTTCTATACCTCACATTCCAAGG AACACTCTGCGACACAACCATGTATCTCTACGTCTCTGAAATCTTCCCCACGGAAATCCGCCCCATAGGAATGGGCTTCTCCCTCTTTGGCCAATTCGcctccaccatcatcctcctGCAGACTGCGCCGATTGGCATCGACCAAGTCGGCTGGAAGTACTACCTCGTCATCATTGCGTGGtgcatcgtcttcatccccatcgtgtactttttcttcccGGAGACGGCGAGACTGTCACTGGAGGAGATTTCTGCGCGGTTCGGAGACGATGTCGCCGTGCATGTGAATGATGTGTCGGAGGCGCAGAGGAAGGAACTGGATGAGTTTTTGAAGGAGCATGATGTTACGGCTTTGGCGGAGGAGAATGGCTATGTGGGCGagaaggttgaggttgagcaGGGGAGTAAGGCGTGA